In one Lycium barbarum isolate Lr01 chromosome 7, ASM1917538v2, whole genome shotgun sequence genomic region, the following are encoded:
- the LOC132601470 gene encoding uncharacterized protein LOC132601470, which yields MDFVVGLPKTLEKFDPFWVIVERLTKSAHFIPVQITYDAKKLAKIYIRELDENVTYEEELVAILDRDVRKLRSKKIASVKVQWKNRPVEEATWEKESDMRSQYPQLFSESVMPPKRKATAAEKGKRVPGSRIERELEEGESHNAAPPQTAPIPPAPAEQGRAPAPVPPPAAPGQQMAEAIQLLTQLVAAQAQRQDVDPGDRAVSARARDFITLRPPEFYGSKPEEDPQNFIDEMLRTLRIIHASDTESVELASYRLRDVAVLWYSSWISSRGANAPPPVWQEFTEAFLRHFLPPEVRRARADMFLNLRQGNMSVREYSLRFNSLARYAPAMIADRGDHVHRFVSGLGPHLVKECLTASLQDGMTITRIQAHAQNLEEQYQPRREERYPDRGSRKRGRFSRTRSEYRGGQTQGQFGYSDQPVASAPPRVADRGFDRPTDSGAGQSTRAPGYQYRDDSSRMMPPPPRCTRCGRPHSGQCYRDTGACYACGRADHLMRDCPLRNEGGRTQPAGSAIGSSSTVRPRGQISQAPTGRGRGRGGAPSLAGPPHRIYALTGRQDPEPPADAATGQQTGGRDL from the exons atggatttcgtggttggtcttccgaaaaCGTTAGAGAAGTTTGATCCTTTCTGGGTTATTGTTGaaaggttgactaagtctgcccattTCATTCCAGTGCAGATAACTTATGACGCGAAGAAATTGgccaagatctacattcgtgag TTAGATGAGAACGTGACATATGAGGAAGAGCttgttgctatcttagatagggatgttcGCAAATTGAGGTCCAAGAAAATAGCTtccgtgaaagttcagtggaagaatcgcccGGTGGAGGAAGCAACTTGGGAAAAAGAATCGGATATGCGTAGCCAGTATCCTCAGCTTTTCTCCGAGTCAG taatgccgccgaagagaaaggctacggcagccgaGAAGGGCAAGAGGGTGCCCGGTAGTAGGAtcgagcgggagctagaagaaggagagtcTCATAATgcagctccccctcagactgctCCTAtcccccctgcaccggcagagcagggaagagctccagctccagtcccaccaccagcagctccgggccagcagatggcagaggccatccagctattgacccagttagttgccgcacaggctcagcgacaagatgtggacccgggagacagggcggtaagcgcaagggctcgCGACTTTATCACTTTGaggcctccagagttttatggatcaaagccagaggaggacccgcagaactttatagatgagatgctgcggactctgaggattatacatgcttctgacacagagtccgtagagttggcttcatacaggctgcgggatgtggcagtcctaTGGTACAGCAGttggatatcctcgaggggagcaaatgcaccccctccggtttggcaggagttcactgaggctttcctacgacatttcctaccgccagaggttcgacgggctcgagccgatatgttcctgaaccttagacagggaaatatgagtgttcgggaatacagtcttcgtttcaactcactggccagatatgccccagctatgatagcagataggggagatcatgtgcaccgtttcgtgagtgggctagggccacatttggttaaagaatgcttgacggcctcactccaggacgggatgactattacccgtatccaggcccacgcccaaaatctggaggagcaATATCAGCCGCGGAGAGAAGAGCGCTATCCAGACAGGGGTTCCCGAAAGAgaggcaggttttccaggaccagaagtgagtatagagggggacagacaCAGGGGCAATTCGGGTACTCAGACCAGCCGgtagccagtgcacctcctcgagtTGCAGATAGGGGATTTGACCGTCCTACGGATTCGGGGGCAGGGCAGAGCACCAGAGCTCCGGGATACCAGTATAGAGATGATTCCAGTAgaatgatgccacccccgccacggtgtactcggtgtggcaggccacactcaggacagtgttaccgggatacaggtgcGTGCTATGCTTGTGGACGGGccgaccatttgatgcgagattgtccgctacGGAATGAGGGGGGcagaactcagccagccggatcagcgatcggttcatcgtcaaccgtgcgccctcgtggacagattTCTCAGGCCCCaacgggccgcggccgaggtagaggaggggcacctagtttagccggtcctccacaccgtatatatgcactgacaggacgacaggaccctgagcctcccgcggacgcggccacag gtcagcagacaggtggacgcgatctttag